A single window of Metallosphaera hakonensis JCM 8857 = DSM 7519 DNA harbors:
- a CDS encoding endonuclease III domain-containing protein, producing the protein MSSLVEIFQNNRDIIRETGWIISEPYSFEWWDGFDTADKIVISAFLVQLTKWESVKATISSLEKANLASIDSIAQLDLPTLESFLKSINFYKTKSRRILNFSRFARSMGGLTNLLKLENRHLLLKQEGVGEETADSILLFAGHQLIFPATEYSRRVISRLTNKDLRKRDVQNIVHESTKPDLYTYKVLHAGLGAVGKAFCLQSKPKCNRCFLKQVCEYNYRYP; encoded by the coding sequence TTGAGTAGTTTAGTGGAGATCTTTCAGAATAATAGAGACATAATAAGGGAGACAGGATGGATTATATCGGAGCCGTACTCCTTCGAATGGTGGGACGGTTTCGATACTGCAGATAAGATTGTAATATCAGCTTTTCTCGTTCAGCTAACAAAATGGGAATCGGTAAAAGCAACTATCAGTTCCCTAGAAAAGGCTAATCTAGCTAGCATAGATTCCATAGCCCAATTAGATTTACCTACCCTGGAATCGTTCTTGAAGTCAATCAACTTTTATAAAACTAAATCCAGAAGAATACTAAACTTCTCGAGATTTGCCAGAAGCATGGGAGGGCTCACTAATCTTCTAAAGTTGGAGAACAGACATCTACTACTAAAGCAGGAAGGTGTGGGAGAGGAAACCGCAGACTCCATTCTATTATTTGCAGGTCATCAGTTGATTTTTCCAGCAACCGAATATTCTCGCAGAGTAATTAGTAGACTCACAAATAAAGATCTGCGAAAGAGGGACGTTCAAAACATTGTTCATGAGAGTACGAAACCAGATCTATATACGTATAAGGTTTTGCATGCTGGTTTAGGTGCTGTTGGAAAAGCTTTTTGTTTACAATCTAAGCCTAAGTGCAATAGATGCTTTCTTAAACAAGTATGCGAATATAATTATAGATACCCATGA